A section of the Armatimonadota bacterium genome encodes:
- the gspE gene encoding type II secretion system ATPase GspE, with the protein MAKVEDALTRRDGSDPQGSTLIQMYKNLLRLPPGNRTLECAFRYHQATRHLRNGRLLDAIRDYKHLLELDPEDPSVYLDLAELYLKSGTAKEAAGVLRALGALYRREGMEQAAQEVETRARALEGNENGAAPPASPKAPAAEAEEGSASVSTVEVRAEARMEDTAPDAVDEGGAGLPARVSQTPPRPTRPTDRPPTRPGGPALGKREPLGRILLRMGLVTEEQLEQALAIHERTREKLGRILVSMGVITEQDLAKAIGIQWNYPYVALSSAGVDPEVVRMVPHHLCIRHKVLPYARNGDKLLVALVDPLNLLALDDVRLITGLDVEPRVTTEEELLQAIHKHHQLGSLLEQTAHVEVGPEAPVEEEISLDRLRQMVDEAPVVKLVNLILDQAIREGASDIHIEPYRHGIHVRYRIDGVLHDVLSPPKNLKAALVSRIKIMANLDIAERRRPQDGRIHLRVDGREIDLRVSTLPTMFGEKVVMRILDQSGALIQLGQLGMASDVQETWERLATKPYGMLLITGPTGSGKTTTLYATLTKINTLEKNIITIEDPVEYQLPRINQVQVNPKAGLTFATALRSILRQDPDIIMVGEIRDRETAELAVQAALTGHLVFSTLHTNDAASAFTRLLDMGIEPYLVASSVIGVMAQRLARKVCPRCKEPYRAPGEAVRRLSEDLAEVEEEVVLYRGAGCEACRHTGYKGRVGVFELLVVSDRIRSLVLARAPSTEIRGAARSEGMRTMREDGLQKVLEGLSTVEEVLRVVYSTEA; encoded by the coding sequence GGCCGTCTTCTGGACGCCATCCGGGACTACAAGCACCTCCTGGAACTGGATCCCGAGGACCCCTCCGTCTACCTGGACCTCGCGGAGCTGTACCTGAAGAGCGGAACCGCGAAGGAGGCCGCGGGGGTTCTCCGGGCCCTGGGGGCGTTGTACCGGAGGGAGGGGATGGAACAGGCCGCCCAGGAGGTGGAGACCCGCGCCCGGGCCCTGGAGGGGAACGAAAATGGCGCAGCACCTCCCGCGAGCCCTAAGGCCCCGGCCGCGGAGGCAGAAGAGGGATCCGCCTCCGTCTCCACGGTGGAGGTCCGGGCGGAGGCGAGGATGGAGGACACCGCCCCGGACGCGGTGGACGAGGGGGGAGCGGGCTTGCCGGCGCGGGTATCCCAGACTCCTCCCCGGCCCACGCGCCCCACGGACCGCCCGCCCACGCGTCCTGGGGGACCCGCGCTGGGGAAGCGGGAACCCCTGGGGCGCATCCTCCTCCGCATGGGCCTCGTGACGGAGGAACAGCTGGAGCAGGCCCTCGCGATCCACGAGCGCACCCGGGAGAAGCTGGGGCGCATCCTGGTCTCCATGGGGGTCATCACCGAGCAGGACCTGGCAAAGGCCATCGGGATCCAGTGGAATTACCCCTATGTCGCTCTCTCCTCCGCGGGAGTCGATCCGGAGGTGGTGCGGATGGTACCGCACCACCTGTGCATCCGGCACAAGGTGCTGCCCTATGCCCGGAACGGCGATAAGCTGTTGGTGGCCCTGGTCGACCCCCTGAACCTCCTCGCCCTGGACGACGTGCGGCTCATCACCGGTCTCGACGTGGAGCCCCGGGTCACCACGGAGGAGGAGCTCCTCCAGGCCATCCACAAGCACCACCAATTGGGCTCCCTCCTGGAGCAGACCGCGCACGTGGAAGTGGGCCCCGAAGCCCCCGTCGAGGAGGAGATCAGCCTGGACCGGCTCCGCCAGATGGTGGACGAGGCGCCGGTGGTCAAGCTTGTGAACCTCATCCTCGACCAAGCCATCCGGGAGGGGGCTTCGGACATCCACATCGAGCCCTACCGGCACGGGATCCACGTGCGCTACCGGATCGACGGGGTCCTCCACGACGTCCTGAGCCCTCCCAAGAACCTCAAAGCCGCCCTGGTGTCCCGGATCAAGATCATGGCAAACCTGGACATCGCGGAACGACGCCGACCGCAGGACGGCCGCATCCACCTGCGGGTGGACGGTCGGGAGATCGACCTGCGGGTCTCCACCCTCCCCACCATGTTCGGGGAGAAGGTGGTGATGCGGATCCTGGACCAGTCCGGCGCGCTCATCCAGCTGGGGCAGCTGGGCATGGCCAGCGATGTCCAGGAGACCTGGGAGCGCTTGGCCACCAAGCCGTACGGCATGCTCCTCATCACGGGCCCCACGGGGAGCGGAAAGACCACCACCTTGTACGCCACCCTCACGAAGATCAACACCCTGGAGAAGAACATCATCACCATCGAGGATCCGGTGGAGTACCAGCTCCCTCGAATCAACCAGGTGCAGGTGAACCCGAAGGCGGGGCTTACCTTCGCCACCGCCCTCCGCTCCATCCTCCGTCAGGACCCAGACATCATCATGGTGGGGGAGATCCGGGACCGGGAGACCGCGGAGCTGGCGGTACAGGCGGCCCTCACGGGCCACCTGGTGTTCAGCACCCTCCACACCAACGACGCGGCAAGTGCCTTCACGCGCCTGCTGGACATGGGCATCGAGCCGTATCTCGTGGCCAGCTCCGTCATCGGGGTGATGGCGCAGCGGCTGGCCCGGAAGGTCTGCCCCCGGTGCAAGGAGCCCTATCGGGCTCCGGGAGAGGCCGTCCGCCGGCTGAGCGAGGACCTGGCGGAGGTGGAGGAAGAAGTGGTCCTGTACCGGGGAGCGGGCTGCGAGGCGTGTCGTCACACGGGGTACAAGGGGCGGGTGGGGGTGTTCGAACTCCTGGTGGTGAGCGACCGGATCCGATCCCTGGTCCTCGCCCGCGCCCCCTCCACGGAGATCCGGGGGGCGGCCCGCTCCGAAGGGATGCGCACCATGCGGGAGGACGGTCTCCAGAAGGTGCTGGAGGGGCTCAGCACCGTGGAGGAGGTCCTCCGGGTGGTGTACAGCACGGAGGCGTAG
- a CDS encoding roadblock/LC7 domain-containing protein, translated as MTDLRTILAELARVDGVAAALVVGRDGFLIGGVSAEEDLDLEAVGAVTASALGASEILSADLRRGQLVSVMLEYEDGVVVVAPAGQEAMLVVVTTGSATLGRVRLELRKRRAAVVEAL; from the coding sequence ATGACGGATCTGCGTACGATCCTGGCAGAGCTCGCCCGGGTGGATGGAGTGGCCGCCGCCCTGGTGGTGGGAAGGGATGGGTTTCTGATCGGGGGGGTGAGCGCGGAGGAAGACCTGGATCTGGAGGCGGTGGGCGCCGTGACCGCGAGTGCGCTCGGGGCCTCGGAGATCCTGTCCGCGGACCTCCGGCGGGGGCAGCTGGTGAGCGTGATGCTGGAGTACGAGGACGGGGTGGTGGTGGTGGCACCCGCGGGGCAGGAGGCCATGCTGGTGGTCGTCACCACCGGCTCGGCCACCCTGGGGCGGGTGCGACTGGAGCTCCGGAAGCGCCGAGCGGCCGTGGTGGAGGCGCTTTAG
- a CDS encoding sigma-70 family RNA polymerase sigma factor, giving the protein MTEEEVEALLREYLRSRDPMVQARLSAWFEPMVRRIASQFRGWGEPLEDLVQVGHVGLLQALNRYDPGKGVPFRSYAAALVAGEIRHHLRDHGRLIRLPRWLGKVLREMDRAVEAFWTTRGRPPTVEELARAMNVAPEGVERILRLRAMRTPLVLEPEEVRRLRASLRHQRYESFQLPIEDRITVLAALERLREVERKVIYALFYLDLTETEAARWLRMSQRQISRVLHRALDRLSVLVRAAMPREDKS; this is encoded by the coding sequence GTGACGGAGGAGGAGGTCGAGGCACTGCTCCGGGAGTACCTCCGTTCCCGGGATCCCATGGTCCAGGCCCGGTTGAGTGCCTGGTTCGAGCCGATGGTGCGCCGTATCGCGTCCCAGTTCCGCGGGTGGGGGGAACCCCTGGAGGACCTGGTTCAGGTGGGGCACGTGGGGCTGCTGCAGGCCCTGAACCGGTATGACCCGGGGAAAGGGGTCCCTTTCCGGAGCTACGCGGCGGCCCTGGTGGCTGGGGAGATCCGACACCATCTGCGGGACCACGGTCGCCTCATCCGGCTTCCCCGGTGGCTGGGGAAGGTGCTGAGGGAGATGGACCGGGCCGTGGAGGCCTTCTGGACCACCCGGGGCCGGCCCCCCACCGTGGAGGAGCTGGCGCGGGCCATGAACGTGGCGCCGGAGGGTGTGGAACGGATCCTGCGGCTGCGGGCCATGCGAACCCCCCTGGTCCTGGAGCCGGAGGAGGTCCGGCGGTTGCGGGCTTCCCTGCGACATCAGCGATACGAGAGCTTTCAACTTCCCATCGAGGACCGCATCACGGTTCTGGCGGCCCTGGAGCGGCTGCGGGAGGTGGAACGGAAGGTGATCTACGCCCTGTTTTACCTGGACCTGACGGAGACGGAAGCTGCCCGATGGCTCCGGATGTCCCAGCGACAGATCTCCCGGGTCCTGCACCGGGCCCTGGACCGTCTGAGCGTGCTTGTGCGAGCGGCGATGCCCCGCGAGGACAAATCCTAG
- a CDS encoding TAXI family TRAP transporter solute-binding subunit, whose translation MRGVRFLIVLALGTAIGIGGAGAQPRRFINIATGGTAGVYFPLGSALARMWTERVPGVQATAQATGASVANIRLISRGDVEVAFAQNDIVYYAYHGVEMFSRDPQTRLRGMAMLYPETVQVVTLQGKGIRSIEDLVGKRVAVGAPGSGTEVNARQILRAYDIGYAQTRHIHGLAKTVIAEFLSFAEAADQLKDGVIDAAFLTAGIPTAAIQDIAAVRDIRILPIPAGVLARLRERYPYYTPQTIPPNTYRGQPEAVPTAAVMAMLITRADLPDALLYELTKALWENVAVLHQAHARGRDIRPETARQGMPIPMHAGALRYYRERGIR comes from the coding sequence TTGCGTGGGGTCCGGTTCCTCATCGTGCTGGCTTTGGGCACGGCCATCGGCATCGGAGGAGCAGGGGCGCAGCCCCGCCGCTTCATCAACATCGCCACGGGCGGGACCGCGGGGGTGTACTTTCCCCTCGGCTCCGCCCTGGCCCGGATGTGGACGGAGCGGGTTCCAGGCGTCCAGGCCACGGCGCAGGCGACGGGCGCCTCCGTCGCCAACATCCGGCTCATCAGCCGGGGAGACGTGGAGGTGGCCTTCGCCCAGAACGACATCGTGTACTACGCCTACCATGGCGTCGAGATGTTCAGCCGGGACCCCCAAACGCGTCTGCGGGGCATGGCCATGCTGTACCCCGAGACCGTCCAGGTGGTCACCCTGCAGGGCAAGGGGATCCGCTCCATCGAGGACCTGGTGGGAAAGCGGGTGGCCGTGGGGGCTCCGGGGAGCGGGACGGAGGTGAACGCCCGCCAGATCCTGCGGGCCTACGACATCGGGTACGCCCAGACCCGGCACATCCACGGACTCGCGAAAACCGTGATCGCGGAGTTCCTCAGCTTCGCGGAGGCCGCGGATCAGCTGAAGGACGGGGTGATCGACGCCGCCTTCCTCACCGCGGGAATCCCCACCGCGGCCATCCAGGACATCGCCGCGGTCCGCGACATCCGGATCCTCCCCATTCCCGCCGGGGTCCTGGCCCGCCTCCGGGAGCGCTACCCGTACTACACGCCGCAGACGATCCCGCCCAACACGTATCGGGGACAGCCGGAAGCGGTCCCCACCGCGGCGGTGATGGCCATGCTCATCACCCGGGCGGACTTGCCCGACGCTCTCCTCTACGAGCTCACCAAGGCCCTGTGGGAGAACGTCGCGGTCCTCCATCAGGCGCACGCACGGGGGCGGGACATCCGGCCGGAGACCGCCCGCCAGGGGATGCCCATCCCGATGCATGCGGGGGCCCTACGGTACTACCGGGAACGGGGAATCCGGTAG
- a CDS encoding ABC transporter substrate-binding protein: MAIRRRNLRLLWVPILGLLIGCQGTRGPAEVGVACLLPLTSGVAEAALSAQRGVQLAVEEVNAEGRIRMDLRISDDRGSLERAGALFAEAVASPRVAAVIGGFTDTVAIALSPAAFRAQVPLISPGATGEIPFAGNFFFRTALPASLQGQALAAFARRSGLRRVAVLHDTTEYGASVANSFVGAFLGPGGGSVTGQRRFQDGTRDFRPFLQAIRSENAQAVLFAGYPDEGRVFLAQAVEAGLKLPVLAPDAFANPEVVTALGGAAEGLVVVSTFFPESTVPAVRGFVRAYRGKYGITPDAFAAQAYDAVKVLAFALKQIRIPPTGPLDRTRVRNALAGLQDYPGVTGTLRFDPSGNAAREAMVLRVQGSRFVVVP; this comes from the coding sequence ATGGCCATCCGACGGAGGAACCTCCGCCTGCTCTGGGTCCCCATTCTGGGACTTCTGATCGGATGTCAAGGCACCCGGGGTCCCGCGGAGGTGGGGGTCGCTTGCCTCCTTCCCCTCACCAGTGGAGTGGCGGAGGCGGCCCTGAGCGCCCAGCGCGGAGTTCAGCTGGCCGTGGAAGAGGTGAACGCGGAGGGCCGGATCCGGATGGACCTCCGCATCTCGGACGATCGCGGCTCCCTCGAGCGGGCGGGGGCTCTCTTCGCGGAAGCTGTGGCATCGCCCCGGGTCGCCGCGGTGATCGGTGGGTTCACGGACACCGTGGCCATCGCCCTCTCCCCCGCCGCCTTCCGCGCTCAGGTCCCCCTGATCAGTCCCGGGGCCACGGGCGAGATCCCCTTTGCGGGGAACTTCTTCTTCCGCACCGCCCTCCCCGCGAGCCTCCAAGGACAGGCCCTGGCCGCCTTCGCCCGGCGGTCCGGCCTCCGACGGGTGGCCGTGCTGCACGACACCACCGAGTACGGGGCCTCCGTGGCCAATTCCTTCGTGGGGGCCTTCCTGGGGCCGGGAGGGGGATCGGTGACGGGACAGCGGAGGTTCCAGGACGGTACCCGGGATTTCCGTCCCTTCCTCCAGGCCATCCGTTCCGAGAACGCGCAGGCGGTGCTCTTCGCGGGCTACCCGGACGAGGGGCGGGTCTTCCTCGCCCAGGCGGTGGAGGCGGGTCTGAAACTCCCGGTGCTCGCTCCGGACGCCTTCGCGAACCCCGAGGTGGTGACGGCCCTGGGCGGAGCCGCGGAGGGTCTTGTGGTCGTCTCCACCTTCTTCCCGGAGAGCACCGTCCCGGCGGTCCGGGGTTTCGTCCGGGCCTACCGGGGGAAGTACGGCATAACTCCCGACGCCTTCGCCGCGCAGGCATACGACGCGGTCAAGGTGCTCGCCTTCGCCTTAAAACAGATCCGGATTCCGCCTACGGGTCCTCTAGATCGGACCCGGGTCCGCAACGCCCTGGCTGGCCTACAGGACTATCCGGGAGTCACGGGAACGCTCCGCTTCGACCCATCGGGGAACGCGGCCCGGGAGGCCATGGTCCTCCGGGTGCAGGGTTCCCGGTTCGTGGTGGTGCCGTGA
- a CDS encoding lytic transglycosylase domain-containing protein, protein MATHVQAASPGWAQGVALYRAGRYGEAADVFFGMVRRHPGDGLVWTWLGASAYQAGRRRLARWALERAVQLRPWDPGALLWLGYARAALRDRRGAQELFRQVIRMAPESEAARYALWGIRATWARIPSRMAAVDPRTYAWMARSYNPRLTPEEALRIGTAIVGYARGFNVDPRLVAAVIAVESGFNPMAVSRAGAMGLGQLMPGTARAAGVLRPFDLVENVYGTVRVLRGHLEHYGYHNLPLALAAYNAGRSAVAAHRGIPPYSETRWYVYNVLSLYRRMLDGGS, encoded by the coding sequence ATGGCAACACACGTGCAAGCCGCAAGTCCCGGATGGGCCCAGGGAGTTGCGTTGTATCGGGCGGGCCGCTACGGGGAGGCGGCGGATGTCTTCTTCGGGATGGTCCGGCGGCACCCCGGAGACGGGCTCGTCTGGACGTGGCTCGGGGCGAGTGCCTACCAGGCGGGGCGGAGACGGCTGGCTCGATGGGCCCTGGAGCGGGCGGTTCAACTGCGGCCCTGGGACCCCGGGGCTCTCCTCTGGCTCGGCTATGCCCGGGCGGCCCTCAGAGACCGCCGAGGGGCTCAGGAGCTGTTCCGCCAGGTGATCCGCATGGCACCGGAGAGCGAGGCCGCCCGGTACGCCCTCTGGGGGATACGGGCGACCTGGGCACGGATCCCGTCCCGGATGGCCGCGGTAGACCCCCGCACGTACGCCTGGATGGCCCGGAGCTACAATCCCCGCCTTACGCCCGAGGAGGCCCTCCGCATCGGAACGGCCATCGTGGGATACGCGCGCGGCTTCAACGTAGATCCCCGGCTGGTGGCCGCGGTGATCGCGGTGGAGTCGGGCTTCAACCCGATGGCCGTCTCCCGGGCCGGGGCCATGGGGTTGGGTCAGCTGATGCCGGGGACCGCCCGGGCGGCGGGAGTCTTGCGACCGTTCGACCTGGTGGAGAACGTGTACGGAACGGTGCGGGTTCTGCGGGGCCACCTGGAGCACTACGGGTACCACAACCTGCCGCTCGCTCTGGCCGCTTACAACGCGGGGCGGAGCGCGGTGGCCGCCCACCGGGGGATTCCCCCCTACAGCGAGACCCGGTGGTACGTCTATAACGTCCTCTCCCTGTACCGGCGCATGCTGGATGGAGGATCTTGA
- a CDS encoding YqeG family HAD IIIA-type phosphatase: MIRWIVPRRVVHQITEVAPSELIALGIRGLILDLDNTLLAPSEEEPPAEVVAWLEDLRRVGLRTVLVSNALPSRIRRVCGQLGCSAVGGFPKPNPIRLWRAMRVLGTTPPETAAIGDQLFTDVLPANLLGLYTILVDPLHPREFLTTRLLRWLERAAGRGRFASRGGQESFRGGRTRKETLSGKPWR, from the coding sequence GTGATCCGATGGATCGTGCCGCGGCGGGTGGTCCACCAGATCACGGAGGTCGCGCCGTCCGAACTGATCGCCCTGGGGATCCGGGGCCTCATCCTCGACCTGGACAACACGCTCCTTGCTCCCTCCGAGGAGGAACCCCCTGCGGAGGTGGTGGCGTGGCTAGAGGACCTCCGCCGGGTGGGGCTTCGAACGGTGCTGGTTTCCAACGCTCTTCCCTCCCGGATCCGACGGGTCTGTGGACAGCTCGGTTGCTCCGCGGTGGGTGGGTTCCCCAAGCCGAATCCGATCCGCCTGTGGAGGGCCATGAGGGTCCTGGGAACGACCCCTCCGGAGACCGCGGCCATCGGGGACCAGCTGTTCACGGATGTCCTCCCCGCAAACCTGTTGGGCCTTTACACCATCCTCGTGGACCCCCTTCACCCCCGGGAGTTCCTCACCACCCGCCTACTCCGCTGGTTGGAGCGGGCGGCGGGACGGGGCCGGTTCGCCTCCCGGGGAGGGCAGGAATCCTTCCGCGGAGGACGAACAAGGAAAGAAACCCTCTCGGGGAAACCATGGCGCTGA
- the mltG gene encoding endolytic transglycosylase MltG: MIRAGAIALLLAAVVAGGGWAAWWGGRPVGRGPVQRVQIPAGTSSGEIARILERRGLIRSAVVFSLYSWVLGFHGRLQAGEYDISPEEGTERILRRLRMGDVVRHRLVLPEGITAREVADRIEQAGLGRADRFLALVRQPARFWIPQMQGNRAGSLEGYLFPDTYLLPRGLPEEELVRILVARFGEATRTLLSRPLPLGLSPHEVVTVASLVEREARVPRERARIAGVIYNRLRAGMPLQIDASVLYALGVHRPVVRAQDLRLDSPYNTYRTKGLPPGPIGNPGLAALRAAVEPERHGYYYYVAQGDGTHLFSRTFEEHLKAIRRARNGR, encoded by the coding sequence GTGATCCGAGCGGGCGCCATCGCGCTGCTCCTCGCCGCGGTGGTGGCGGGTGGGGGCTGGGCCGCGTGGTGGGGCGGCCGCCCGGTGGGCAGGGGACCCGTGCAGCGGGTACAGATTCCCGCGGGAACGAGCTCTGGGGAGATTGCCCGGATCCTCGAGCGGCGGGGTCTGATCCGGAGCGCGGTGGTGTTTTCCCTCTACAGTTGGGTGTTGGGGTTCCACGGCCGGCTACAGGCGGGTGAATACGACATCTCCCCCGAGGAGGGAACGGAACGGATCCTCCGGCGACTCCGGATGGGGGATGTCGTGCGGCACCGCCTCGTCCTCCCGGAGGGGATCACCGCCCGGGAAGTGGCCGACCGGATCGAACAGGCCGGCCTGGGCCGGGCGGACCGGTTCCTGGCCCTCGTCCGCCAGCCCGCGCGGTTCTGGATCCCTCAGATGCAGGGGAATCGGGCGGGTTCCCTGGAGGGCTATCTGTTCCCGGATACCTACCTGCTTCCCCGCGGGCTTCCGGAGGAAGAGCTCGTGCGGATCCTCGTGGCGCGGTTCGGGGAAGCCACCCGGACGCTCCTTTCCCGTCCTCTCCCCCTCGGGCTCTCCCCCCACGAGGTGGTCACCGTGGCCTCCCTGGTGGAGCGCGAGGCCAGGGTTCCCCGGGAACGCGCGCGGATCGCGGGCGTGATCTACAACCGGCTTCGGGCGGGGATGCCTCTGCAGATCGACGCCTCCGTGCTGTATGCCCTGGGCGTCCACCGGCCCGTGGTCCGGGCCCAGGATCTCCGGTTGGATTCCCCTTACAACACGTATCGGACGAAGGGGCTGCCCCCAGGTCCCATCGGGAACCCGGGCTTGGCGGCCCTACGGGCCGCGGTGGAGCCGGAGCGGCACGGGTACTATTACTACGTGGCCCAGGGGGATGGGACGCACCTCTTCAGCCGGACCTTCGAAGAGCACCTTAAGGCCATCCGGCGCGCGAGGAACGGGCGGTGA
- a CDS encoding DUF1292 domain-containing protein, with protein sequence MPKREEYEVITLTDEEGNEQEYTVLEYVEVDGQEYVVVAPTGEEDHSPARILRVEDDETLVPVEDEDEFNRVVEHLEEDMEIEFEDYEEESEEEEEFPIDEEEEEEEAFDFEEEDEDEE encoded by the coding sequence GTGCCGAAGCGGGAGGAGTACGAGGTCATCACCCTCACGGATGAGGAAGGGAACGAGCAGGAGTACACGGTGCTGGAGTACGTGGAGGTGGACGGGCAGGAGTACGTGGTGGTGGCCCCCACGGGGGAAGAGGACCATAGCCCTGCCCGCATCCTCCGCGTGGAGGACGACGAAACCCTCGTCCCCGTGGAGGACGAGGACGAGTTCAACCGGGTGGTGGAGCACCTCGAGGAAGACATGGAGATCGAGTTCGAGGATTACGAGGAGGAGTCGGAGGAGGAAGAGGAGTTCCCCATCGACGAGGAGGAAGAGGAGGAAGAGGCGTTCGACTTCGAGGAGGAGGACGAGGACGAGGAGTGA
- the ruvX gene encoding Holliday junction resolvase RuvX, which produces MSGRVLAVDLGARRVGLAVSDPTGTIAQPFQTLPRRSTREVLDAIADVVVRLGVSRIVVGLPRNLDGTEGRMARVARRFGASLAHRTRVPVEFWDERLTTRAAEHVLRDRPPARRRALRDGVAAALILEGYLRRPSQALQPK; this is translated from the coding sequence GTGAGCGGGCGGGTGCTCGCCGTGGACCTGGGTGCCCGGAGGGTCGGGCTGGCGGTGAGCGACCCCACGGGGACCATCGCGCAGCCCTTCCAGACCCTCCCGCGTCGGAGCACCCGGGAGGTCCTGGACGCCATCGCGGACGTGGTGGTGCGCCTAGGGGTTTCCCGGATCGTGGTGGGACTGCCCCGGAATCTGGACGGGACGGAGGGAAGGATGGCCCGGGTCGCCCGCCGGTTTGGGGCAAGCCTGGCCCATCGGACCCGGGTTCCGGTGGAGTTCTGGGACGAGCGGCTTACCACCCGGGCCGCGGAGCACGTGCTCCGTGATCGTCCGCCCGCCCGCCGCCGGGCGCTGCGGGACGGGGTGGCTGCCGCCCTCATCCTGGAAGGTTATCTCCGTCGTCCGAGCCAAGCACTGCAACCTAAGTAA